A stretch of the uncultured Trichococcus sp. genome encodes the following:
- a CDS encoding PTS lactose/cellobiose transporter subunit IIA, with protein MAEPKNLEVIMQLIMHGGDAKGNAIEAIEAAKAGDFALANEKISESEKALVEAHHAQTGLLTQEASGDAVELSLLMVHGQDHLMTSIAFKDLAKEIVEVYERISK; from the coding sequence ATGGCAGAACCAAAAAACCTAGAGGTCATCATGCAATTGATCATGCATGGGGGCGATGCAAAAGGGAATGCGATTGAAGCGATCGAAGCCGCAAAAGCAGGAGACTTTGCATTAGCGAACGAAAAAATCAGCGAATCGGAAAAAGCATTGGTGGAAGCTCACCATGCGCAGACCGGCCTGTTGACACAAGAAGCATCAGGAGATGCAGTGGAGCTGTCGTTGTTGATGGTCCATGGACAAGATCATTTGATGACGTCCATCGCATTCAAAGACTTGGCGAAAGAAATCGTCGAAGTCTATGAAAGAATCAGCAAATAA